Proteins from a genomic interval of Lactococcus protaetiae:
- the rpsL gene encoding 30S ribosomal protein S12, with protein MPTINQLVRKPRQAQVTKSKSPAMNVGYNSRKKVQTKLASPQKRGVATRVGTMTPKKPNSALRKFARVRLSNLMEVTAYIPGIGHNLQEHSVVLLRGGRVKDLPGVRYHIVRGALDTAGVSDRKQSRSKYGAKKPKA; from the coding sequence ATGCCTACAATTAATCAATTAGTACGCAAACCTCGTCAAGCTCAAGTGACTAAATCTAAATCACCAGCTATGAACGTTGGCTACAACAGCCGTAAAAAAGTACAAACTAAACTTGCCAGCCCACAAAAACGTGGTGTTGCGACTCGTGTTGGTACAATGACACCTAAGAAGCCTAACTCAGCGCTCCGTAAGTTCGCTCGTGTACGTCTTTCAAACCTTATGGAAGTTACAGCATATATCCCAGGTATTGGACATAACCTCCAAGAACACAGCGTAGTGCTTCTTCGTGGTGGACGTGTAAAAGACCTTCCAGGGGTACGTTACCATATCGTTCGTGGTGCGCTTGATACTGCTGGTGTATCTGACCGTAAACAAAGCCGTTCTAAATACGGTGCCAAAAAACCAAAAGCTTAA
- the rnhC gene encoding ribonuclease HIII: MNIVLKLNKKELEQLYIKFNQYKTSSKNPYITFFAKVEKTSISVYTSGKVVFQGVEAEKLASDFGYSIQEVPEKQTDIIGTDEVGNGSYFGGLFVVASYVNSENLALLKKLGVADSKKLTDEKIIEIAPILMDKVLHIPLVVEPSKYNEVIESGYNAVSIKVALHNQAIFLLEQKLKKSPTAVIIDAFTTEANYKKYVKSEKNQVLTKVTLLTKAEDQFLAVAVSSIIARFLFLENLRALSISSGFKLPSGAGANSDKIAADIIKLKGIDTLRNLAKLHFANTKKALKISKI, from the coding sequence ATGAACATTGTTCTAAAATTAAATAAAAAAGAACTTGAGCAGTTATATATCAAATTTAATCAGTATAAAACTTCATCTAAAAACCCTTATATTACTTTTTTTGCTAAAGTTGAAAAAACCTCCATCTCAGTCTATACTTCTGGAAAAGTTGTTTTTCAAGGTGTAGAAGCTGAAAAATTGGCTAGTGATTTTGGGTACAGTATACAAGAAGTTCCCGAAAAGCAAACTGATATTATCGGTACAGACGAAGTAGGAAATGGTTCTTATTTTGGAGGGTTATTTGTTGTTGCGAGCTATGTTAACTCTGAGAATCTTGCGCTCTTAAAAAAACTTGGTGTTGCTGACTCCAAAAAATTGACTGACGAAAAAATTATAGAAATTGCTCCTATCTTAATGGATAAAGTCCTACATATCCCTCTAGTTGTTGAGCCTTCAAAATATAATGAGGTTATTGAATCAGGCTATAATGCTGTTAGTATTAAAGTTGCTTTGCATAATCAAGCCATTTTTTTGTTGGAACAAAAGTTAAAAAAATCTCCTACCGCCGTCATTATTGACGCTTTTACAACGGAGGCAAACTATAAGAAATATGTAAAAAGTGAGAAAAATCAGGTACTGACAAAAGTAACCTTACTGACCAAAGCAGAAGATCAATTTCTAGCAGTAGCAGTGAGTTCCATCATTGCTCGTTTTCTTTTTTTAGAAAATCTTAGAGCTCTGTCTATTAGTTCTGGATTCAAATTACCTAGTGGTGCAGGGGCAAATTCTGACAAAATTGCTGCTGATATCATCAAACTCAAAGGGATTGATACTCTTCGAAATTTGGCAAAGTTACATTTTGCTAATACTAAAAAAGCATTAAAAATCTCTAAAATATAG
- the purR gene encoding pur operon repressor, which translates to MKRNERLVDFTNFLINHPNKMLNLNELSKHYEVAKSSISEDLVFIRRVFENQGVGIVETFPGSLGGVRFTPYISDERSREMTEEIAELLREENRILPGGYIYLSDILGLPSNLRKIGQIIAHEYHDKQVDVIMTIATKGIPIAQSVAEILDVPFVIVRRDPKVTEGATLNVNYMSGSSSRVENMTLSKRSLSIGQNVLIVDDFMKGAGTINGMKSLVHEFDCFLAGIAVFLEGPFKGERLVDDYKSILKVDRIDIANRTIDVKLGNIFDENEPK; encoded by the coding sequence ATGAAAAGAAACGAACGTTTAGTCGATTTTACAAATTTTTTAATTAATCATCCTAATAAAATGCTTAATTTGAATGAATTAAGCAAGCATTATGAAGTTGCAAAGTCGTCTATTTCAGAAGATTTAGTGTTTATTAGACGTGTTTTTGAAAATCAAGGTGTAGGAATTGTGGAAACTTTCCCTGGAAGTTTAGGTGGTGTACGCTTTACTCCGTATATATCTGATGAACGTTCGCGAGAAATGACAGAAGAAATTGCTGAGCTTTTGCGTGAGGAAAATCGTATTTTACCTGGAGGCTATATCTATCTTTCCGATATTTTAGGTTTACCATCAAATTTGCGCAAAATCGGTCAAATTATAGCTCATGAATATCATGATAAGCAGGTCGATGTCATTATGACGATTGCAACAAAAGGAATTCCAATCGCTCAGTCTGTTGCTGAAATTTTAGATGTCCCATTTGTCATTGTTAGGCGAGATCCTAAAGTTACAGAGGGTGCAACGCTAAATGTGAACTATATGTCAGGTTCAAGTTCGCGAGTTGAAAACATGACTCTTTCTAAACGTAGTCTTTCTATTGGTCAAAATGTGTTGATTGTTGATGATTTTATGAAAGGTGCAGGAACCATTAATGGAATGAAGAGTTTGGTTCATGAATTTGATTGTTTTTTAGCGGGTATTGCGGTTTTCCTTGAAGGACCATTTAAAGGGGAGCGTCTTGTTGATGATTATAAATCCATTCTTAAAGTGGATCGTATTGACATTGCCAACCGTACGATTGACGTAAAATTAGGCAATATTTTTGATGAAAATGAACCAAAATAA
- a CDS encoding DUF2127 domain-containing protein, translated as MNIKNSNQKTEEKIIEKSFDVVLLLKSIFAIVEIIGGIAMFFMTPERVNNVIHWFSKSELHEVPNDFFINLIVNFGHHFTTGTQYLAAIYLLSHGLIKIITLFLLWRKILWSYPLSVVVFLGFIIYQLNEFATRHSIFMIIVSIVDVIMIVLTILEYRNLKYQKNY; from the coding sequence GTGAACATAAAAAATAGCAATCAAAAAACAGAAGAAAAAATTATTGAGAAAAGTTTTGATGTTGTTTTACTGTTAAAGAGTATTTTTGCAATTGTTGAAATTATCGGCGGTATTGCGATGTTCTTCATGACTCCAGAGCGCGTGAACAATGTTATCCATTGGTTTTCAAAAAGTGAATTACACGAAGTTCCCAACGATTTTTTCATCAATCTCATTGTTAATTTTGGACATCATTTCACAACAGGTACCCAATACCTCGCAGCCATCTATTTACTGTCACATGGCTTGATAAAGATAATCACTTTATTTCTTTTATGGAGAAAAATTTTGTGGTCTTATCCTCTGTCAGTAGTAGTTTTTCTTGGCTTTATTATTTATCAGCTCAATGAATTTGCTACTCGCCATTCAATTTTTATGATTATAGTTTCGATTGTTGACGTAATAATGATTGTGCTTACCATCCTTGAATATCGCAATTTAAAGTATCAAAAAAATTACTGA
- a CDS encoding LacI family DNA-binding transcriptional regulator has protein sequence MIGVLMSTEYREQGKIFQEDYHGALIASIESRIREAGYFMLLYGASNVNEAVYALRSWQVDGIIVLESKPADTAQFLSVLTEPTVFIDGAVSDQTEAIYNITSDDFDGGRQVGRYLLAQGLSRVAFFADEEMPFGVDLARFQGLKSVSADSRYFTLSVEKKIRLNQFKQWISTGNLEKFDALFLSSDYFATDILSVLTEMEISVPNQISVIGYDDGPLAEFAQLSTIKQDVLGKGKCAVDLLLAKIEGKEIYENEILLPVQFINRKTVKEK, from the coding sequence ATGATTGGCGTGTTGATGAGTACGGAATATCGTGAACAGGGGAAAATTTTTCAGGAAGATTATCATGGGGCATTAATTGCGAGTATTGAGTCAAGAATTCGTGAAGCAGGATATTTTATGCTACTTTATGGCGCTTCTAACGTGAATGAGGCTGTTTATGCCTTGCGTTCTTGGCAAGTGGATGGTATCATTGTGCTTGAATCAAAGCCTGCTGATACGGCGCAATTTCTGTCAGTACTGACAGAACCTACGGTTTTCATTGATGGTGCAGTGAGTGATCAGACAGAAGCTATTTATAATATCACAAGTGATGATTTTGATGGTGGACGACAGGTTGGGCGGTACTTACTTGCACAGGGGTTGTCACGCGTTGCATTTTTTGCTGATGAAGAAATGCCTTTCGGTGTTGATTTGGCACGATTTCAAGGGCTAAAATCTGTCAGTGCTGACAGCCGATATTTTACTTTATCAGTAGAGAAAAAAATTCGCTTGAACCAGTTTAAGCAATGGATTTCTACTGGAAATTTAGAAAAGTTTGATGCGCTATTTTTGAGTTCAGACTATTTTGCGACGGACATTCTGTCAGTGCTGACAGAAATGGAAATTTCAGTTCCTAATCAAATTTCTGTGATTGGCTATGATGACGGACCGTTAGCAGAATTTGCACAACTAAGTACGATTAAACAGGATGTTTTGGGAAAGGGAAAATGTGCGGTTGATTTGTTACTCGCAAAAATTGAAGGTAAGGAAATTTATGAAAATGAAATCTTACTTCCTGTCCAGTTCATTAATAGAAAAACCGTGAAAGAGAAATAA
- the rpsI gene encoding 30S ribosomal protein S9 → MAQVQYAGTGRRKNAVARVRLVPGTGKITVNNRDVEQYIPHADMRLVINQPFAATQTEGAYDTLVNVNGGGVSGQAGAIRHGIARALLEVDPDFRGSLKRAGLLTRDARMVERKKAGLKKARKASQFSKR, encoded by the coding sequence ATGGCACAAGTACAATATGCCGGCACAGGCCGTCGTAAAAATGCAGTAGCACGCGTACGTCTCGTACCTGGTACTGGTAAAATCACTGTAAATAACCGTGATGTTGAACAATATATCCCACATGCTGATATGCGTTTGGTTATCAACCAACCATTTGCAGCCACGCAAACAGAAGGTGCTTACGACACACTCGTAAACGTTAATGGTGGTGGTGTATCAGGTCAAGCAGGAGCTATCCGTCATGGTATCGCTCGTGCATTGCTTGAAGTAGACCCTGACTTCCGCGGTTCTTTGAAACGTGCTGGTCTTCTTACACGTGACGCCCGTATGGTTGAACGTAAAAAAGCTGGTCTCAAGAAAGCCCGTAAAGCATCACAATTCTCAAAACGTTAA
- the rpsG gene encoding 30S ribosomal protein S7, which produces MRKNRAPKREVLADPMYNSVVVTRLINRVMLDGKRGVAAQIVYGAFKQIEEATGNNPLEVFETAMENIMPVLEVRARRVGGSNYQVPVEVRPERRTTLGLRWLVTIARNRGEHTMQDRLAKEILDAANNTGAAVKKREDTHKMAEANRAFAHFRW; this is translated from the coding sequence ATGCGTAAAAATCGTGCCCCAAAACGTGAAGTTTTGGCAGACCCAATGTATAACTCAGTCGTAGTAACTCGTCTTATCAACCGCGTTATGCTTGATGGTAAACGTGGTGTTGCGGCTCAAATCGTTTACGGAGCTTTCAAACAAATTGAAGAAGCTACTGGAAACAATCCACTTGAAGTTTTCGAAACTGCTATGGAAAATATCATGCCAGTTCTTGAAGTTCGCGCGCGTCGTGTTGGTGGTTCTAACTATCAAGTTCCAGTTGAAGTTCGTCCAGAACGTCGTACAACACTTGGACTTCGCTGGTTAGTAACAATCGCTCGTAACCGTGGTGAACACACTATGCAAGACCGTCTTGCAAAAGAAATCTTAGATGCAGCTAACAACACAGGTGCAGCAGTTAAGAAACGTGAAGACACTCACAAAATGGCTGAAGCTAACCGTGCGTTCGCTCACTTCCGTTGGTAA
- the fusA gene encoding elongation factor G, giving the protein MAREFSLANTRNIGIMAHVDAGKTTTTERVLYYTGKIHKIGETHEGASQMDWMEQEQERGITITSAATTAQWKGNRVNIIDTPGHVDFTIEVQRSLRVLDGAVTVLDAQSGVEPQTETVWRQATEYGVPRIVFANKMDKIGADFFYSLSTLHDRLGANAHPIQIPIGAEDDFVGIIDLVTMRAEVYTNDLGTDILDEEIPAEYLETAQEWREKLIEAVAELDEDIMEKYFSGEEITEAELKAAIRKATINVEFYPMLAGSAFKNKGVQMMLDAVIDYLPSPLDIPAIKGVNPDTDAEDERPASDEAPFAALAFKIMTDPFVGRLSFFRVYSGTLDAGSYVMNTSKGKRERIGRILQMHANTRKEIQTVYAGDIAAAVGLKNTTTGDSLTDEKAPIILESIEVPEPVIQLMVEPKTKADQDKMGVALQKLAEEDPTFRVETNPETGETVISGMGELHLDVLVDRMKREFKVEANVGAPQVAYRETFRAGTSARGFFKRQSGGKGQYGDVWIEFTPNEEGKGFEFENAIVGGVVPREFVPAVEKGLVETMANGVLAGYPMVDIKAKLYDGSYHDVDSSETAFKVAASLAMKEAAKTAQPAILEPMMKVTITVPEENLGDIMGHVTARRGQVNSMEAHGKSQIVNAFIPLAEMFGYATTLRSSTQGRGTFMMVFDHYSDVPKSIQEEIIAKNGRNAD; this is encoded by the coding sequence ATGGCTCGCGAATTTTCACTTGCTAATACACGTAATATCGGTATCATGGCTCACGTTGATGCTGGTAAAACAACAACAACTGAACGTGTTCTTTACTACACTGGTAAAATCCACAAAATCGGTGAAACTCACGAAGGTGCATCACAAATGGACTGGATGGAGCAAGAACAAGAACGTGGTATCACAATCACATCTGCTGCAACCACTGCTCAATGGAAAGGTAACCGTGTCAACATCATTGACACCCCAGGTCACGTTGACTTCACTATCGAAGTACAACGCTCACTTCGTGTCCTTGACGGTGCTGTTACCGTTCTTGATGCTCAATCAGGTGTAGAACCTCAAACTGAAACAGTTTGGCGTCAAGCGACTGAATATGGAGTTCCACGTATTGTTTTTGCTAACAAAATGGACAAAATTGGTGCTGACTTCTTCTATTCACTCTCAACACTCCATGACCGTTTGGGTGCAAATGCACATCCAATCCAAATCCCAATTGGTGCTGAAGATGATTTTGTAGGGATTATTGACTTGGTAACAATGCGTGCAGAAGTTTACACTAATGACCTTGGGACTGATATTCTTGACGAAGAAATTCCAGCAGAATATTTGGAAACAGCTCAAGAATGGCGTGAAAAACTTATTGAAGCAGTAGCTGAACTTGATGAAGATATCATGGAAAAATACTTCTCAGGTGAAGAAATTACGGAAGCAGAACTTAAAGCAGCTATCCGTAAAGCAACAATCAATGTTGAATTCTACCCAATGCTTGCAGGTTCTGCTTTCAAAAATAAAGGTGTTCAAATGATGCTTGATGCAGTTATTGACTACCTTCCAAGTCCACTTGATATTCCTGCAATTAAAGGTGTAAATCCAGATACAGATGCAGAAGACGAACGCCCAGCATCAGATGAAGCTCCATTTGCTGCACTGGCATTCAAGATTATGACAGACCCATTTGTTGGACGTCTTTCATTCTTCCGTGTTTACTCAGGTACGCTTGATGCTGGTTCATACGTTATGAATACTTCAAAAGGTAAACGTGAACGTATCGGACGTATCCTTCAAATGCACGCTAATACACGTAAAGAAATTCAAACTGTTTATGCTGGTGATATTGCTGCTGCTGTTGGTTTGAAAAATACAACAACTGGTGACTCATTGACAGATGAAAAAGCACCAATCATTCTTGAATCAATCGAAGTTCCAGAACCAGTTATCCAATTGATGGTAGAACCTAAAACTAAAGCTGACCAAGATAAGATGGGTGTTGCTCTTCAAAAATTGGCTGAAGAAGACCCTACTTTCCGCGTTGAAACAAACCCTGAAACTGGAGAAACAGTTATCTCTGGTATGGGTGAACTTCACTTGGACGTCCTTGTTGACCGTATGAAACGTGAATTTAAAGTTGAAGCAAACGTAGGTGCGCCTCAAGTTGCTTACCGTGAAACTTTCCGCGCTGGCACTTCAGCACGTGGATTCTTCAAACGTCAATCAGGTGGTAAAGGTCAATACGGTGACGTATGGATTGAGTTCACACCAAATGAAGAAGGTAAAGGATTCGAGTTCGAAAATGCTATCGTTGGTGGTGTTGTGCCTCGTGAATTCGTACCAGCTGTTGAAAAAGGTTTGGTAGAAACTATGGCTAATGGTGTCCTTGCTGGATATCCAATGGTTGATATCAAAGCTAAACTTTATGATGGTTCATATCATGATGTCGATTCATCTGAAACGGCCTTCAAGGTTGCGGCTTCACTTGCGATGAAAGAAGCTGCTAAGACTGCACAACCTGCAATCCTTGAGCCTATGATGAAAGTTACGATTACTGTTCCTGAAGAAAATCTTGGAGATATCATGGGTCACGTGACTGCTCGTCGTGGTCAAGTCAACTCTATGGAAGCTCACGGGAAATCACAAATCGTTAATGCTTTCATTCCACTTGCTGAAATGTTTGGATATGCGACAACACTTCGTTCATCTACACAAGGTCGTGGTACTTTCATGATGGTATTTGACCACTATTCAGATGTACCAAAATCTATTCAAGAAGAAATCATTGCTAAAAACGGTCGTAATGCCGACTAA
- the rplM gene encoding 50S ribosomal protein L13: protein MMKTTFMANAQNVDRKWYVVDATDVPLGRLSAVVASVLRGKNKPTYTPHADAGDFVIVINAEKIKLTGKKATDKVYYSHSLHPGGLKSITAGELREKNAVKLIEKSVKGMLPHNTLGRAQGMKLKVFVGGEHTHAAQKPEVLDISGLI from the coding sequence ATGATGAAAACCACTTTCATGGCTAACGCACAAAACGTTGACCGTAAATGGTACGTAGTTGATGCGACAGATGTCCCTCTTGGACGTCTTTCAGCAGTTGTAGCAAGCGTACTTCGCGGTAAAAACAAACCAACTTATACACCTCATGCTGATGCAGGAGACTTTGTAATTGTTATCAATGCTGAAAAAATCAAATTGACTGGTAAAAAAGCAACAGATAAAGTTTACTATTCTCACTCACTTCACCCAGGTGGCTTGAAATCAATCACAGCTGGTGAACTTCGTGAAAAGAATGCTGTTAAATTGATTGAAAAATCAGTTAAAGGTATGCTTCCACATAACACACTTGGACGTGCACAAGGCATGAAACTTAAAGTGTTTGTTGGTGGAGAACACACTCATGCAGCTCAAAAACCTGAAGTTCTTGATATCTCAGGTTTAATCTAA
- a CDS encoding serine hydrolase, which translates to MKKIAILLCTLLTALSVLTGISVSAATPSSNSFSVAAKSAIAVDASSGKILYAQNADDSSTAIASITKLLTAYLVYKDIAEGKLSWTTKVPISQYAYDLTQNSNASNIPLAKDETYTVKDLMNALLIPSANSAAVALAEKVAGSEPKFVDMMTAQMKAWGINDTHLVNASGLPNDDLNGHIYPGSSNTATNTMSAKAVAVLSYHLIKDYPQVLDITKQVQLPFDTGGKTQTTLTNTNQMLKGFTNSRAGVDGLKTGSTSFQIDCFAGTTTQNGFRIITVVLDADNPAVDNSTPFTLTNQLMNYVYGHWCTASLTQKRKAIKDFDKISLTDGKQKSVNLVAGETINPVVPFATDGSADLKSLSIKYSQKKTKTIEAPVTKGQKIVTVSASLKDKLGYLPGSSTAQFSLVAKNDVEKSNPLKVFWNHFVIFVNEKL; encoded by the coding sequence ATGAAAAAAATTGCAATTCTTCTTTGTACCTTACTGACAGCTTTGTCAGTGCTAACAGGTATTTCTGTCAGCGCCGCTACTCCTTCTAGTAATAGTTTTTCCGTAGCTGCAAAATCTGCAATTGCGGTTGACGCTTCTAGTGGAAAGATTTTATATGCCCAAAATGCAGATGATTCAAGCACAGCAATTGCCTCAATAACTAAGCTTTTAACTGCTTATCTCGTTTATAAAGATATCGCTGAAGGGAAACTAAGTTGGACAACTAAAGTGCCAATTTCTCAATACGCCTATGATTTAACGCAAAATAGTAATGCAAGCAATATCCCACTTGCTAAAGACGAAACCTATACCGTCAAAGACCTCATGAATGCTCTTTTAATCCCATCAGCAAACTCTGCCGCTGTGGCACTCGCTGAAAAAGTTGCTGGTTCTGAACCAAAGTTTGTAGATATGATGACCGCTCAAATGAAAGCTTGGGGCATTAATGACACACATCTAGTCAATGCTTCAGGACTTCCAAATGATGATTTGAATGGACATATTTATCCTGGTTCAAGTAACACAGCCACAAACACAATGAGCGCCAAAGCTGTAGCCGTACTTTCTTATCATCTCATCAAAGATTATCCTCAAGTTTTAGATATCACCAAACAAGTGCAGCTTCCTTTTGATACTGGTGGGAAAACACAAACTACTCTTACCAATACTAATCAGATGCTTAAAGGATTTACAAACTCACGCGCAGGGGTTGATGGTCTGAAGACAGGGTCAACTAGCTTTCAAATCGACTGTTTTGCTGGTACAACAACCCAAAATGGTTTTCGTATCATTACAGTTGTCTTAGATGCAGATAATCCCGCTGTTGATAATTCAACTCCTTTCACTCTGACTAATCAATTAATGAATTACGTCTATGGACATTGGTGCACAGCTAGTCTTACTCAAAAGAGAAAAGCGATAAAAGATTTTGACAAAATTTCGTTGACTGACGGAAAACAGAAATCTGTTAACCTTGTTGCAGGAGAAACAATCAATCCTGTCGTTCCCTTTGCTACTGATGGAAGCGCTGATTTGAAATCTTTATCTATCAAATATAGTCAGAAAAAAACTAAAACAATCGAAGCGCCCGTTACAAAGGGACAAAAGATTGTTACAGTATCTGCTTCACTCAAAGATAAGCTTGGCTATCTTCCAGGAAGTTCGACAGCTCAATTTTCACTCGTTGCTAAAAATGATGTAGAAAAGAGCAATCCACTCAAGGTTTTCTGGAATCATTTCGTCATTTTTGTGAATGAGAAATTATAA
- a CDS encoding GRP family sugar transporter has protein sequence MQGVLLALVPMVAWGSIGFVANKFGGNAKQQTLGMTLGAFVFALIVFLFRQPHLTWPIFLIGFIGGLIWSIGQFGQFNSMKYMGVSVASPLSSGTQLVLGGLIGVFAFHEWTKQIQFILGFIAMIVLVIGFYFSAKRDPENTVIHEHHNYGKGLMWLTYSTLGYVAYVILFNNLSALWFNIHFDTLTIILPMSLGMIVGAIAMGGGKIKLEKYVFQNMIVGIMWGVGNIFMLMAAREAGNAIAFSFSQLGIIISTIGGILFLGEKKTKKELGYVAIGMILFVVGALLLAVVKSKG, from the coding sequence ATGCAAGGAGTTCTGCTTGCGCTTGTTCCAATGGTTGCATGGGGTTCAATTGGTTTTGTCGCAAACAAATTTGGTGGTAATGCCAAACAGCAAACGCTTGGGATGACGCTTGGCGCATTTGTTTTTGCACTTATTGTTTTCTTGTTCCGCCAGCCGCATTTAACTTGGCCGATCTTTTTAATTGGATTTATCGGAGGATTGATTTGGTCAATCGGTCAGTTTGGTCAGTTTAATTCGATGAAGTATATGGGAGTATCTGTAGCAAGTCCACTTTCTTCGGGCACACAGCTTGTACTTGGCGGTTTGATTGGTGTTTTCGCTTTTCATGAATGGACAAAACAAATTCAATTTATTCTTGGCTTCATTGCCATGATTGTTTTGGTAATTGGTTTTTACTTCTCTGCGAAAAGGGATCCCGAAAATACTGTGATTCATGAACACCATAATTATGGTAAAGGCTTGATGTGGTTGACTTATTCTACTTTGGGTTATGTGGCTTATGTCATCTTATTTAATAATCTGTCAGCACTTTGGTTCAACATACATTTTGATACATTGACCATCATTTTGCCAATGTCATTGGGAATGATTGTTGGTGCGATTGCTATGGGTGGTGGTAAAATCAAACTTGAAAAGTATGTTTTCCAAAATATGATTGTTGGTATTATGTGGGGCGTCGGAAATATCTTTATGTTGATGGCGGCTAGAGAAGCCGGAAATGCAATTGCTTTTTCATTTTCTCAACTTGGGATTATCATTTCGACAATTGGAGGAATTCTTTTCCTCGGAGAAAAGAAAACCAAAAAGGAGCTGGGTTATGTGGCGATTGGTATGATTCTTTTCGTTGTTGGTGCTCTATTGCTTGCTGTTGTTAAGTCAAAAGGTTGA
- a CDS encoding class I SAM-dependent methyltransferase, whose amino-acid sequence MKKPLEFAHQVLKEVIKSDDIVVDATMGNGYDTLFLSNLTAHVFAFDVQNEALLATEKRLSAAGKNVIKISASENEKLLTENSSVKLILDGHENVRKYIKQPIKAAIFNLGYLPKADKTVITKPDTTLTALSALTDLLVIGGRIALMIYYGHEGGEQEKNAVIHWVSGLDQKVWEVFTYGPLNQVHTPPILVILEKK is encoded by the coding sequence ATGAAAAAACCATTAGAATTTGCTCATCAAGTCCTTAAAGAAGTGATAAAATCTGATGACATTGTGGTGGACGCAACAATGGGGAATGGCTATGATACGCTGTTTCTGTCAAATTTGACAGCTCATGTTTTTGCTTTTGATGTGCAAAATGAAGCGCTTTTGGCGACTGAAAAACGTTTATCTGCTGCTGGGAAAAATGTTATCAAAATTTCTGCTTCCGAAAATGAAAAGTTACTGACAGAAAACTCGTCAGTAAAATTAATTTTAGATGGACATGAAAATGTTCGTAAATACATCAAACAGCCGATTAAGGCTGCAATTTTTAATTTGGGTTATTTACCAAAAGCAGACAAAACAGTCATTACAAAACCTGACACAACATTGACAGCTTTGTCAGCACTGACAGATCTGTTGGTTATTGGTGGTCGAATTGCTCTTATGATTTATTATGGTCATGAGGGCGGAGAACAAGAAAAAAATGCGGTTATTCATTGGGTTTCTGGTCTTGATCAAAAAGTTTGGGAGGTTTTTACCTATGGTCCGCTCAATCAAGTTCATACTCCACCGATTTTAGTGATTTTGGAAAAGAAATAG
- a CDS encoding LacI family DNA-binding transcriptional regulator, with translation MITIKELATLAKVSPTTISNVLHGRTHELSAEKLAKIQKVIISSGYIPNRAGKR, from the coding sequence ATGATAACAATTAAGGAATTAGCGACACTCGCAAAGGTTAGTCCTACCACGATTTCAAATGTGCTCCATGGTAGAACCCATGAGTTGTCAGCGGAGAAATTAGCTAAGATTCAGAAAGTCATCATCAGTTCAGGTTATATTCCCAATCGTGCGGGCAAGCGTTAG
- the lepB gene encoding signal peptidase I — protein MKKFLKEWGLFLAIIIVVVLSRIFVWSLVVVDGHSMDPTLADRERMVIVKTSQINRFDIVVAKETNNGETKDIVKRVIGMPGDVIKFDHDQLTINNKVYKEPYLKDFQQQLKDGKLEKTYAAYPLTDALTSQSRNFFVSLAQNTKAFTVDSTGNPVFTVTVPKGQYFLLGDNRVVSQDSRAVGTFKRSAIIGEAKLRIWPLNKISLIN, from the coding sequence ATGAAAAAATTTTTGAAAGAGTGGGGATTATTTCTCGCGATTATCATTGTAGTTGTTCTCTCTCGTATTTTTGTCTGGTCTCTAGTCGTTGTCGACGGGCATTCAATGGATCCGACACTTGCTGACCGAGAACGTATGGTCATTGTCAAAACCTCTCAAATCAATCGTTTTGATATTGTTGTTGCAAAGGAAACGAATAATGGCGAAACTAAAGACATTGTGAAACGCGTGATAGGTATGCCAGGTGATGTGATAAAATTTGATCACGATCAACTCACAATCAACAATAAAGTTTATAAAGAACCTTACCTCAAAGATTTTCAACAGCAACTAAAAGATGGGAAGCTAGAAAAAACATATGCTGCTTATCCTTTGACTGATGCACTTACTTCACAAAGTCGAAACTTTTTTGTTAGTTTAGCTCAAAATACGAAAGCTTTCACAGTTGATAGTACTGGAAATCCCGTTTTTACTGTTACCGTGCCTAAGGGTCAATATTTCTTACTTGGTGACAATCGTGTTGTTTCTCAAGACAGTCGGGCTGTCGGGACATTTAAACGCTCTGCAATTATTGGTGAAGCGAAACTTAGAATATGGCCTCTCAATAAAATTTCTCTCATTAACTGA